From the genome of Vigna angularis cultivar LongXiaoDou No.4 chromosome 11, ASM1680809v1, whole genome shotgun sequence, one region includes:
- the LOC108334326 gene encoding nuclear pore complex protein NUP50A, which produces MGDADNALPPSKKRAAGRELTRDTPVDEEEDSPELETGTFKRASDDVLATRRIVKVRRQQTNSAPSANPFAGIRLVAPTESGANLAATTEVQSAGENTGADDSKSSDGISKDSEKIEDGETKRSESKTNETEDKPIEDKDAAEESNADKEHTAEKATTNDKSQVDKEQSKDVTGSENEDKKEAAHEGAGNLDKEQKGEVKDSENDDKNENIDNEDKKESKSENEEANAEGGHLKSFQLHSSSQNAFTGLAGTGFSTSSFSFGSFSNEGSGSIFGLKSDKPFGLGLSNNGSSVLGASSAPKNEGIGLTMQEVAVETGEENEEVIFNADSVLFEFVDGSWKERGKGELKVNVASETKKARLLMRSRGNFRLILNARLYSDMKLTNMDKKGVTFACINSASEGKSGLSTFALKFKDGSIVEEFKAAVMAHKGETSTLLKTPENSPKASDD; this is translated from the coding sequence ATGGGAGATGCTGATAATGCCCTTCCACCTTCAAAGAAAAGGGCTGCTGGAAGGGAACTCACTCGAGATACTCCCGTTGATGAGGAGGAAGATTCTCCCGAGCTTGAGACTGGCACTTTCAAGAGAGCCAGTGATGATGTTCTGGCAACCAGAAGGATAGTCAAGGTCCGTCGCCAACAAACTAATTCTGCTCCTTCTGCAAACCCTTTTGCTGGAATACGCCTAGTTGCTCCCACTGAATCCGGTGCTAATCTTGCTGCGACTACTGAAGTACAATCAGCTGGTGAGAACACTGGTGCGGATGATTCAAAGAGTAGTGATGGTATATCTAAGGATTCTGAGAAAATTGAAGATGGAGAAACTAAGAGGTCAGAGAGCAAAACAAATGAGACAGAGGATAAACCTATTGAGGATAAGGATGCTGCCGAAGAAAGCAATGCAGACAAGGAGCATACTGCAGAAAAGGCAACTACCAATGACAAATCTCAGGTAGATAAAGAACAAAGTAAGGATGTCACAGGAAGTGAAAATGAGGATAAGAAGGAGGCTGCACATGAGGGTGCCGGTAACTTAGATAAAGAACAAAAAGGGGAGGTTAAGGATTCTGAAAATGATGATAAGAATGAGAACATTGACAATGAGGATAAGAAAGAGAGCAAATCTGAAAATGAAGAGGCAAATGCTGAAGGTGGCCATTTGAAGTCCTTTCAACTGCACTCAAGTAGCCAAAATGCCTTTACAGGTCTTGCTGGAACTGGATTTTCTACTTCCTCATTTTCCTTTGGTTCCTTTTCAAATGAAGGGTCCGGTTCTATTTTTGGACTGAAAAGTGATAAGCCATTTGGTCTTGGTTTATCCAACAATGGAAGCTCTGTTTTAGGGGCATCTTCTGCTCCTAAGAATGAGGGGATTGGTTTAACAATGCAGGAGGTTGCTGTTGAAACTGGGGAAGAAAATGAGGAGGTGATTTTTAATGCAGACTCAGTGTTGTTTGAGTTTGTTGATGGCAGTTGGAAGGAACGAGGAAAGGGAGAACTGAAGGTTAATGTTGCCAGTGAGACAAAAAAAGCCAGACTTCTTATGAGGTCTAGGGGAAATTTTAGATTGATTTTGAATGCCCGTCTTTACTCTGATATGAAGCTCACAAATATGGACAAGAAGGGTGTTACTTTTGCTTGCATCAATAGTGCCAGCGAAGGTAAAAGTGGTCTTTCAACATTTGCCTTGAAGTTCAAGGACGGGTCCATAGTGGAGGAGTTTAAAGCAGCTGTCATGGCACACAAGGGTGAGACATCAACACTTCTCAAGACCCCTGAAAATTCTCCAAAGGCTTCTGATGATTGA
- the LOC108333864 gene encoding coatomer subunit beta'-2 produces the protein MPLRLEIKRKLAQRSERVKCVDLHPTEPWILASLYSGTVCIWNYQSQTMAKSFEVTELPVRSAKFIARRQWVVAGADDMFIRVYNYNTMDKVKVFEAHTDYIRCVAVHPTLPYVLSSSDDMLIKLWDWEKGWVCTQIFEGHSHYVMQVTFNPKDTNTFASASLDRTIKIWNLGSPDPNFTLDAHQKGVNCVDYFTGGDKPYLITGSDDHTAKVWDYQTKGCVQTLDGHTHNVSAVCFHPELPIIITGSEDGTVRIWHSTTYRLENTLNYGLERVWAIGYLKGSRRVVIGYDEGTIMVKLGREVPVASMDNSGKIIWAKHNEIQTVNIKSVGADVEIADGERLPLAVKELGTCDLYPQNLKHNPNGRFVVVCGDGEYIIYTALAWRNRSFGSALEFVWSFEGEYAVRESTSKIKIFSKNFQEKRSVRPTFSAERIFGGALLAMCSNDFICFYDWAECRLIYRIDVNVKNLYWADSGDLVTIASDTSFYILKYNRDVVMSHLDSGKPVDEEGVEDAFELLHEMNERVRTGIWVGDCFIYNNSSWRLNYCVGGEVTTMFHLDRPMYLLGYLANQSRVYLIDKEFNVMGYTLLLSLIEYKTLVMRGDLERANEILPSIPKEHHNSVAHFLESRGMIEDALEVATDPDYRFDLAIRLGKLDVAKSIAIELQSESKWKQLGELAMSTGKLEMAEECLQHAMDLSGLLLLYSSLGDAEGISKLASLAKEQGKNNVAFLCLFMLGKLEDCLQLLVESNRIPEAALMARSYLPSKASEIVAIWRKDLNKVNPKAAESLADPEEYPNLFEDWQVALGVESKAAETRNVYPPADQYVNHADKSHITLVEAFRNMQIEEEEHLDNGLTEENGEEHYTEEQIGEEGSQEEAVVVDADSTDGAVLVNGNEAEEDWVLAPHH, from the exons ATG CCTCTCAGACTCGAAATCAAG CGAAAGCTTGCGCAAAGATCAGAAAGAGTAAAATGTGTGGATCTACATCCAACAGAACCATG GATTCTGGCGAGTTTATACTCTGGAACTGTCTGTATCTGGAACTACCAATCTCAG aCCATGGCCAAATCTTTTGAGGTTACTGAGTTACCAG TTAGATCAGCCAAGTTTATTGCACGCAGACAATGGGTTGTTGCCGGAGCCGATGATATGTTTATTCgtgtatataattataacacGATGGATAAGGTCAAAGTATTTGAAGCACATACTGATTACATTAGGTGTGTGGCAGTTCATCCCACCCTTCCTTATGTGCTTTCATCATCTGATGATATGCTCATAAAACTCTGGGATTGGGAAAAAGGCTGGGTCTGTACCCAAATATTTGAAGGCCATTCTCATTATGTCATGCAAGTCACATTTAATCCCAAAGACACAAACACCTTTGCCAGTGCATCTCTTGATCGGACCATAAAG aTTTGGAATCTTGGCTCACCTGACCCTAATTTTACATTGGATGCGCATCAGAAAGGAGTAAATTGTGTTGATTATTTTACAGGTGGTGACAAACCATATCTAATCACTGGTTCTGATGATCACACTGCCAag GTATGGGATTATCAGACCAAAGGTTGTGTCCAGACCCTAGATGGTCACACACACAATGTATCTGCTGTATGCTTCCATCCTGAACTTCCTATAATCATTACTGGTTCTGAAGATGGTACAGTACGCATATGGCACTCCACAACTTATAG GCTGGAAAACACATTGAACTATGGCCTTGAAAGAGTCTGGGCTATTGGATACTTGAAGGGTTCACGTCG AGTTGTGATTGGCTATGATGAAGGAACAATTATGGTCAAACTTGGTCGAGAGGTACCTGTGGCTAGCATGGACAACAGCGGCAAAATTATTTGGGCTAAGCATAATGAAATTCAGACTGTCAATATCAAAAGTGTAGGAGCAGATGTTGAG ATTGCTGACGGAGAAAGGTTACCTTTAGCTGTTAAGGAGTTGGGCACATGTGATCTCTATCCCCAA AATTTAAAGCACAATCCAAATGGGAGGTTTGTTGTTGTATGTGGAGATGGTGAGTATATTATATACACTGCATTGGCTTGGAGAAATAGGTCATTTGGTTCAGCACTGGAATTTGTTTGGTCTTTTGAGGGAGAATATGCTGTCAGAGAAAGTACATCAAAGATTAAAATCTTTAGCAAAAATTTCCAG GAAAAGAGGAGTGTCCGACCAACATTTTCAGCTGAAAGAATATTTGGTGGCGCTTTATTGGCAATGTGCTCCAACGACTTCATCTGCTTTTATGATTGGGCTGAATGCAGGTTGATATATCGCATTGATGTCAATGTGAAA AACCTCTACTGGGCTGACAGTGGTGATCTAGTGACGATTGCTAGTGATACATCATTCTACATTCTGAAGTACAAT CGTGATGTTGTTATGTCACATTTAGACAGTGGAAAACCGGTAGACGAGGAAGGTGTTGAAGATGCTTTTGAACTCTTACATGAAATGAATGAGCGTGTTAGGACAGGCATCTGGGTTGGGGATTGCTTTATCTACAACAATTCCTCTTGGAGACTTAACTACTGCGTTGGTGGTGAG GTTACTACAATGTTTCATTTAGATCGCCCTATGTACTTGTTGGGATATCTTGCAAATCAAAGTCGTGTTTATTTGATTGACAAAGAGTTTAA TGTTATGGGATACACACTGCTTTTAAGCTTGATTGAGTACAAGACACTTGTGATGCGTGGTGATTTGGAAAGGGCCAATGAAATTCTACCATCAATCCCTAAAGAGCATCATAACAG TGTGGCTCACTTTCTGGAATCACGAGGGATGATAGAAGATGCTCTTGAAGTAGCCACTGACCCTGACTACAGATTTGATCTAGCGATACGTCTTGGAAAACTAGATGTTGCAAAG AGTATTGCAATAGAATTACAGAGCGAGTCTAAATGGAAACAGTTGGGAGAATTAGCTATGTCTACTGGAAAG TTAGAAATGGCTGAGGAATGTTTGCAACATGCAATGGATTTGAGTGGTTTGTTACTCCTATATTCTTCTCTAGGAGATGCTGAAGGAATATCGAAACTTGCATCTCTTGCTAAGGAACAAGGGAAAAACAATGTTGCATTCCTATGCTTATTTATGTTGGGTAAATTAGAAGACTGCCTTCAACTATTGGTAGAAAG CAATCGAATTCCAGAGGCAGCTTTAATGGCTAGATCTTATCTTCCGAGCAAGGCGTCAGAGATAGTGGCAATTTGGAGAAAAGATCTCAATAAG GTTAATCCAAAGGCTGCTGAATCATTGGCTGATCCTGAAGAATATCCAAATTTGTTTGAAGACTGGCAAGTTGCACTTGGTGTTGAATCTAAAGCTGCGGAAACAAG GAATGTGTACCCTCCTGCAGACCAGTACGTCAACCATGCTGACAAATCACACATTACCCTTGTTGAAGCTTTCAGAAACATGCAGATTGAAGAAGAGGAACATCTAGATAATGGG TTGACTGAAGAAAATGGAGAAGAGCACTACACAGAGGAACAAATTGGAGAGGAAGGAAGCCAAGAGGAGGCAGTTGTAGTGGATGCAGATTCTACAGATGGTGCAGTACTCGTTAATGGTAACGAGGCTGAAGAAGACTGGG TGCTTGCCCCACATCACTAG
- the LOC108333865 gene encoding aspartyl protease family protein At5g10770 isoform X2, with protein sequence MDYGEFILWNCLYLELPISGKEKGAIILEMKDRGQWSGNKDNWLEKQLELDIVHVRSIQNHIRKKASGHIEDSSETQVPLTSGVKFQTLNYIVSVGLGSQNMTMIVDTGSDLTWVQCEPCRSCYNQKEPLFKSSNSPSFQSILCNSTICQSLQSGTGNSGACDSNPSTCDYVVNYGDGSYTRGELGVEKLSFGGISVSNFVFGCGRNNKGLFGGASGIMGLGRSDLSMISQTNATFGGVFSYCLPSIQAGASGSLVMGNQSEVFKNVTPIAYTRMVPNLQLSTFYILNLTGIDVGGVALQNLSFGNGGVILDSGTVISRLPPSVYNAVKAKFLEEFSGFPSAPGFSILDTCFNLTGYKEVNIPTINMHFEGNAELNVDVTGIFYLVKEDASRVCLALASLSDEYEMGIIGNYQQRNQRVIYDAKLSKVGFAAEPCSFT encoded by the exons ATG GATTATGGCGAGTTTATACTCTGGAACTGTCTGTATTTGGAACTTCCAATCTCAG GAAAGGAAAAAGGTGCTATTATACTGGAAATGAAGGACAGGGGTCAGTGGTCAGGGAATAAAGATAATTGGCTTGAGAAACAGTTGGAATTGGATATTGTCCACGTTCGTTCAATTCAAAATCATATTAGAAAAAAGGCCTCTGGCCATATAGAAGATTCCTCGGAAACCCAAGTTCCATTAACTTCTGGTGTAAAATTCCAAACTCTAAACTACATTGTGAGTGTGGGATTAGGAAGCCAGAACATGACAATGATAGTTGACACTGGAAGCGACTTAACATGGGTCCAATGCGAGCCTTGCCGGTCATGTTACAATCAGAAAGAACCTCTATTCAAATCTTCTAACTCCCCTTCCTTTCAATCAATTCTGTGCAATTCAACAATCTGCCAGTCTCTTCAATCGGGTACAGGAAATTCAGGAGCATGCGACAGTAATCCGTCAACTTGTGACTATGTGGTTAACTATGGTGATGGGTCATACACCAGAGGTGAACTGGGGGTTGAGAAGCTGAGTTTTGGAGGTATTTCAGTGAGTAATTTTGTGTTTGGTTGTGGAAGAAACAACAAAGGTCTATTTGGAGGAGCCTCAGGTATTATGGGGTTGGGAAGAAGTGACCTTTCAATGATCTCCCAAACTAATGCTACATTTGGAGGAGTTTTTTCTTACTGCTTACCTTCAATTCAAGCTGGAGCTTCTGGGTCATTGGTTATGGGTAATCAGAGTgaagtttttaaaaatgttactCCAATTGCCTACACGAGGATGGTTCCTAATCTACAGTTATCCACCTTTTACATATTGAACCTCACTGGCATAGATGTTGGAGGCGTGGCTCTGCAAAATTTAAGTTTTGGCAATGGTGGGGTGATACTTGATTCCGGGACAGTGATCTCAAGACTGCCTCCATCTGTGTACAATGCTGTGAAGGCAAAGTTCTTGGAAGAGTTTTCTGGTTTCCCTTCAGCACCGGGGTTTTCAATTTTGGATACCTGCTTTAATCTCACTGGGTATAAGGAAGTGAACATACCTACCATCAACATGCATTTTGAGGGCAATGCTGAACTGAATGTGGATGTGACTGGCATATTCTATTTGGTTAAAGAGGATGCTTCGCGGGTGTGTTTGGCCCTTGCTAGTCTTTCAGATGAGTATGAAATGGGAATCATTGGAAACTATCAGCAGAGGAATCAAAGGGTCATTTACGATGCCAAACTCTCTAAGGTGGGATTTGCTGCAGAACCTTGCAGCTTCACTTGA
- the LOC108333865 gene encoding aspartyl protease family protein At5g10770 isoform X1, with amino-acid sequence MQNPSYSQSRSTKHLHHCHCSSSSSVPLHCITMAESTSMSPYLLFLLSLSLIMPNGTHSYDNNTFNLQKLQKKQQSVAPGCLLPESRKEKGAIILEMKDRGQWSGNKDNWLEKQLELDIVHVRSIQNHIRKKASGHIEDSSETQVPLTSGVKFQTLNYIVSVGLGSQNMTMIVDTGSDLTWVQCEPCRSCYNQKEPLFKSSNSPSFQSILCNSTICQSLQSGTGNSGACDSNPSTCDYVVNYGDGSYTRGELGVEKLSFGGISVSNFVFGCGRNNKGLFGGASGIMGLGRSDLSMISQTNATFGGVFSYCLPSIQAGASGSLVMGNQSEVFKNVTPIAYTRMVPNLQLSTFYILNLTGIDVGGVALQNLSFGNGGVILDSGTVISRLPPSVYNAVKAKFLEEFSGFPSAPGFSILDTCFNLTGYKEVNIPTINMHFEGNAELNVDVTGIFYLVKEDASRVCLALASLSDEYEMGIIGNYQQRNQRVIYDAKLSKVGFAAEPCSFT; translated from the exons ATGCAAAATCCATCATACTCACAATCTCGCTCTACTAAGCATTTACATCACTGTCACTGTTCCTCTTCATCTTCCGTTCCCTTGCACTGCATCACAATGGCGGAGTCAACGTCCATGTCCCCATACCTCCTcttccttctttctctttccctcATCATGCCAAATGGCACTCACTCTTACGACAACAACACCTTTAACCTGCAAAAGTTGCAGAAAAAACAGCAAAGTGTTGCCCCGGGATGCCTCCTTCCCGAATCaa GAAAGGAAAAAGGTGCTATTATACTGGAAATGAAGGACAGGGGTCAGTGGTCAGGGAATAAAGATAATTGGCTTGAGAAACAGTTGGAATTGGATATTGTCCACGTTCGTTCAATTCAAAATCATATTAGAAAAAAGGCCTCTGGCCATATAGAAGATTCCTCGGAAACCCAAGTTCCATTAACTTCTGGTGTAAAATTCCAAACTCTAAACTACATTGTGAGTGTGGGATTAGGAAGCCAGAACATGACAATGATAGTTGACACTGGAAGCGACTTAACATGGGTCCAATGCGAGCCTTGCCGGTCATGTTACAATCAGAAAGAACCTCTATTCAAATCTTCTAACTCCCCTTCCTTTCAATCAATTCTGTGCAATTCAACAATCTGCCAGTCTCTTCAATCGGGTACAGGAAATTCAGGAGCATGCGACAGTAATCCGTCAACTTGTGACTATGTGGTTAACTATGGTGATGGGTCATACACCAGAGGTGAACTGGGGGTTGAGAAGCTGAGTTTTGGAGGTATTTCAGTGAGTAATTTTGTGTTTGGTTGTGGAAGAAACAACAAAGGTCTATTTGGAGGAGCCTCAGGTATTATGGGGTTGGGAAGAAGTGACCTTTCAATGATCTCCCAAACTAATGCTACATTTGGAGGAGTTTTTTCTTACTGCTTACCTTCAATTCAAGCTGGAGCTTCTGGGTCATTGGTTATGGGTAATCAGAGTgaagtttttaaaaatgttactCCAATTGCCTACACGAGGATGGTTCCTAATCTACAGTTATCCACCTTTTACATATTGAACCTCACTGGCATAGATGTTGGAGGCGTGGCTCTGCAAAATTTAAGTTTTGGCAATGGTGGGGTGATACTTGATTCCGGGACAGTGATCTCAAGACTGCCTCCATCTGTGTACAATGCTGTGAAGGCAAAGTTCTTGGAAGAGTTTTCTGGTTTCCCTTCAGCACCGGGGTTTTCAATTTTGGATACCTGCTTTAATCTCACTGGGTATAAGGAAGTGAACATACCTACCATCAACATGCATTTTGAGGGCAATGCTGAACTGAATGTGGATGTGACTGGCATATTCTATTTGGTTAAAGAGGATGCTTCGCGGGTGTGTTTGGCCCTTGCTAGTCTTTCAGATGAGTATGAAATGGGAATCATTGGAAACTATCAGCAGAGGAATCAAAGGGTCATTTACGATGCCAAACTCTCTAAGGTGGGATTTGCTGCAGAACCTTGCAGCTTCACTTGA